One genomic window of Phoenix dactylifera cultivar Barhee BC4 chromosome 6, palm_55x_up_171113_PBpolish2nd_filt_p, whole genome shotgun sequence includes the following:
- the LOC103702942 gene encoding chlorophyll a-b binding protein 4, chloroplastic-like translates to MATVTTQASAAVFRPQASKARFLTGSSGKLARDFATKTARSKTTTSLKVEAKKGEWLPGLPSPAYLNGSLPGDNGFDPLGLAEDPENLKWYVQAELVNSRWAMLGVVGMLLPEVFTKIGIINVPKWYDAGKAEYFASSSTLFVIEFILFHYVEIRRWQDIKNPGCVNQDPIFKNYSLPPNEVGYPGGIIFNPLNFDPTVEAKEKELANGRLAMLAFLGFIIQHNVTGQGPFDNLLQHLSDPWHNTIIQTLRG, encoded by the exons ATGGCGACGGTCACAACTCAGGCTTCGGCTGCCGTCTTCCGGCCCCAGGCATCAAAAGCCAGGTTTCTCACAGGCTCTTCCGGCAAACTCGCCCGAGACTTCGCCACCAAAACAGCACGCTCCAAGACCACCACCTCACTCAAGGTGGAGGCAAAGAAGGGCGAGTGGCTCCCGGGCCTGCCTTCACCTGCCTACCTAAATGGCAG CCTCCCCGGGGACAATGGATTCGACCCACTTGGACTAGCTGAGGATCCAGAGAACCTGAAGTGGTACGTGCAGGCGGAGCTCGTCAATAGCCGGTGGGCGATGCTGGGCGTCGTCGGGATGCTCCTCCCGGAGGTCTTCACGAAGATCGGGATCATCAACGTGCCCAAGTGGTATGACGCCGGCAAGGCTGAATACTTCGCATCATCTTCCACCCTCTTCGTGATCGAATTCATCCTGTTCCACTACGTGGAGATCAGAAGGTGGCAGGACATCAAGAACCCAGGCTGCGTCAACCAGGACCCCATCTTCAAGAACTACAGCTTGCCACCCAATGAGGTAGGCTATCCTGGGGGCATAATCTTCAACCCCCTCAACTTCGACCCCACGGTTGAGGCCAAGGAGAAGGAGCTCGCAAATG GGAGATTGGCGATGCTGGCGTTCCTGGGGTTTATTATTCAGCACAATGTTACTGGTCAAGGTCCCTTTGACAACCTCCTGCAACACCTTTCTGACCCATGGCACAACACCATTATTCAAACACTCCGGGGCTAG